Proteins from one Oncorhynchus masou masou isolate Uvic2021 chromosome 12, UVic_Omas_1.1, whole genome shotgun sequence genomic window:
- the LOC135548999 gene encoding protein TsetseEP-like, with product MLYRLSHTGPRREVSWCYLCAGESTVSIQPRAQSQEPSPEPRAQSQEPSPEPRAKSPEPRAQSPEPRFKPGAQSPEPRIKPTAQSPEPRAQSPEAKSPAQSPEPRAQPRAQSPEPRFKPGAQSPEPRIKPTAQSPEPRAQSPEPRAQPTAQSPEPRAQSPEPRAQSPEPRIKPGAQIQAQSPELRAQSPAQSPEPRAQSPEPSPEPRIKPGAQIQAQSPEPRAQPRAQSPESSPELSPEPSPEPRAQSPAQSPEPRAQSPEPSPEPRVQSPA from the exons atgctctaccgactgagccacacaggacccaggaGAGAAGTGAGCTGGTGTTATCTGTGTGCTGGGGAAAGTACTGTAAGTAtacagcccagagcccagagccaagagcccagcccagagcccagagcccagagccaagagcccagcccagagcccagagccaaGAGCCCAGAGCcaagagcccagagcccagagcccagattCAAGCCaggagcccagagcccagagcccagaatCAAGCccacagcccagagcccagagcccagagcccagagcccaga agccaagagcccagcccagagcccagagccaagagcccagcccagagcccagagcccagagcccagattCAAGCCaggagcccagagcccagagcccagaatCAAGCccacagcccagagcccagagcccagagcccagagcccagagcccagagcccagcccacagcccagagcccagagcccagagcccagagcccagagcccagagcccagagcccagagcccagaatCAAGCCCGGAGCCCAGATCcaagcccagagcccagagctcagagcccagagcccagcccagagcccagagcccagagcccagagcccagagcccagcccAGAGCCCAGAATCAAGCCCGGAGCCCAGATCcaagcccagagcccagagcccagagcccagcccagagcccagagcccagagtccAGCCCAGAGTTAAGCCCGGAGcccagcccagagcccagagcccagagcccagcccagagcccagagcccagagcccagagcccagagcccagcccagagcccagagtccagagtccagccTAG